A single Methylomonas sp. AM2-LC DNA region contains:
- a CDS encoding response regulator: protein MSIDISSAIIYLIDDEPVICDSIKCFIESTGLNIKCFNSAEGFLANYDNRQPGCLILDVRMPVMNGLELQELLLKENIEIPIIFISGNANIPDSAKAFRAGALDFLEKPFDNQLLLERLHEAIVKDIESRNKKFKNEHLYINFNRLTCREKEVLKLLIDHNSSKQIARQLDISPRTIDAHRARIMEKMQANNVVELVAKALYCRELFEF, encoded by the coding sequence ATGTCTATTGATATAAGTTCCGCGATAATATACCTAATTGATGATGAACCCGTCATTTGTGATTCCATCAAGTGTTTTATAGAATCGACCGGGTTAAACATAAAATGTTTTAATTCTGCTGAAGGCTTTTTAGCAAATTATGATAATAGGCAGCCTGGTTGTTTAATTTTAGATGTCAGAATGCCCGTTATGAACGGGCTTGAGTTGCAAGAGCTGCTGTTAAAAGAAAACATAGAGATACCCATCATATTTATTAGTGGTAATGCAAATATACCCGACTCCGCAAAAGCCTTTAGAGCCGGTGCCTTGGATTTTCTTGAAAAACCTTTTGATAATCAGCTTCTTTTAGAGCGTTTACACGAGGCTATCGTAAAAGATATTGAGAGCAGAAATAAAAAATTTAAAAACGAACATCTGTACATTAATTTTAATCGATTGACATGCAGAGAAAAGGAAGTATTAAAACTATTAATTGATCACAATTCAAGTAAACAAATAGCCAGACAATTGGATATCAGCCCACGTACAATTGATGCACATAGGGCAAGAATTATGGAAAAAATGCAAGCAAATAACGTGGTGGAACTGGTTGCAAAGGCTTTATATTGTCGCGAGTTATTTGAATTCTAA
- a CDS encoding chemotaxis protein CheB: protein MATSNNANSDSPGRFAVNANNTPMVVAVGASAGGLEALEQFFTPIPANCGMAFVVIQHLDPTQKGMLPELLQRFTKMKVVQATDGLKLKSDWVYVIPPNKNLSILHGRLHLFEFQVAHGLRLPIDFFFRALADDQHERAIGVILSGMGSDGTLGLRAIKESAGLAFAQTPDSAKFDSMPRSVIDAGLADIVAKPQELWERILSCVQHQCQDNSFTVSEPELKDKTDSNLAQIVILLRERTGNDFLLYKKNTIYRRIERRMGLHQIDVLANYVRYLRENPQELDLLFKELLIGVTNFFRDAAIWEQLKNKIMPALFADYPAGKEMRAWVPACSTGEEAYSLAMVFKEALTQCQLQQRYKLQIFATDLDQDAIDKARKGYYPANIVADVSPERLKRFFVAEDQGYRINKEIREMVIFAQQNITMDPPFTKLDILSCRNLLIYFGQELQKKMIPLFHYALTSHGYLLLGNAETVGNFTTQFASLDTHSRMYQRKDQALPYVDIDFPTKYFSANSMTQNESATTTSTVNLQSLVDQVLLNQYSPPAVVVNAEGDILYINGRTGKYLEPAAGKANLNIHAMARDGLRYELATALNKVRNQTEAVHLQGLSIGSNGSTQTVNVIVQRITTPKELSGMSIVLFSDVPTPPLRKRNRKSTTAECQELLAELQQTREELQAMREERQTSQEELKSSNEELQSTNEELQSTNEELTTSKEEMQSLNEELQTVNAELQAKVTDLSWVNNDMKNLLNSMEIATVFLDNALNIRRFTSHATHIFKLITGDVGRPLSDIVTDLDYPQLHTDAQEVLNTLVFVEKQIKTNDERYFKVRIMPYRTQENVIDGVVLTFIDISEIKSLEAELRAKLT, encoded by the coding sequence ATGGCTACTTCTAATAACGCAAATAGCGATTCGCCCGGTCGATTTGCTGTTAATGCTAATAATACTCCGATGGTTGTCGCTGTGGGTGCCTCGGCGGGCGGGTTAGAGGCCCTGGAGCAGTTTTTTACCCCTATTCCGGCTAATTGCGGTATGGCATTTGTTGTCATTCAGCACCTTGATCCCACTCAAAAAGGCATGTTGCCAGAATTGTTGCAACGCTTTACGAAGATGAAAGTGGTGCAGGCAACAGATGGCCTAAAACTCAAATCAGACTGGGTTTATGTTATTCCGCCCAATAAAAACTTATCTATTTTGCATGGCAGATTGCATTTGTTTGAGTTCCAGGTGGCGCATGGATTACGACTACCGATTGATTTTTTCTTTAGGGCCTTAGCAGACGATCAACATGAAAGAGCCATTGGCGTTATTCTTTCCGGGATGGGTTCTGATGGCACTTTAGGCCTGCGGGCGATTAAAGAGAGTGCTGGCTTGGCCTTTGCACAAACGCCAGATTCTGCAAAGTTCGATTCCATGCCGCGCAGTGTTATTGATGCTGGATTGGCGGATATAGTGGCTAAGCCCCAAGAGCTTTGGGAGCGGATTCTTAGCTGTGTTCAGCATCAATGCCAAGATAATTCGTTCACTGTGTCTGAGCCAGAACTGAAAGATAAAACGGATAGCAACTTGGCACAAATTGTTATTTTATTGCGTGAGAGAACCGGTAACGATTTTTTGCTGTATAAGAAAAACACCATTTATCGGCGTATTGAGCGCCGTATGGGGTTACACCAAATTGATGTCCTTGCTAATTATGTGCGTTATTTACGTGAGAATCCGCAAGAGTTGGATTTGTTGTTCAAGGAGTTACTAATAGGGGTTACCAATTTTTTTCGCGATGCTGCCATATGGGAACAACTTAAAAACAAGATTATGCCCGCATTATTTGCCGACTATCCTGCGGGTAAAGAAATGCGCGCCTGGGTTCCGGCTTGCTCTACAGGCGAAGAAGCCTATTCTCTGGCCATGGTTTTCAAAGAAGCATTAACACAATGTCAGTTGCAACAACGCTATAAGTTACAAATTTTTGCCACAGATCTCGACCAGGATGCCATAGATAAAGCCAGAAAAGGGTACTATCCAGCTAATATAGTGGCTGATGTATCGCCTGAACGGCTTAAGCGCTTTTTTGTGGCTGAAGATCAGGGTTATCGGATAAACAAAGAAATACGGGAAATGGTGATTTTTGCCCAGCAGAATATTACTATGGATCCGCCGTTTACAAAACTCGATATACTCAGTTGCCGGAATTTGTTGATTTATTTTGGTCAGGAGTTGCAAAAAAAAATGATTCCTCTGTTTCATTATGCACTGACCTCTCATGGTTATCTGCTGTTGGGAAATGCGGAAACGGTTGGTAATTTTACTACCCAGTTTGCCAGTCTGGATACTCATTCGCGAATGTACCAACGTAAAGATCAAGCTTTACCCTATGTAGATATTGATTTCCCAACCAAGTATTTTTCTGCAAATTCTATGACTCAGAATGAATCGGCAACAACCACCTCCACTGTTAACTTGCAAAGCCTGGTAGATCAGGTATTACTGAACCAGTATTCGCCACCCGCAGTGGTGGTTAATGCCGAGGGCGATATTCTTTATATTAATGGCCGTACCGGTAAATATCTGGAGCCTGCCGCAGGTAAAGCAAATTTGAATATTCATGCCATGGCACGAGATGGCTTGCGTTATGAGTTAGCCACTGCTTTAAATAAAGTACGCAATCAAACTGAGGCTGTTCATCTGCAAGGCTTATCAATTGGTAGCAATGGCAGCACACAGACCGTTAATGTTATTGTACAGAGGATTACTACACCCAAGGAGTTAAGTGGTATGTCCATTGTTCTGTTTAGTGATGTTCCGACACCACCATTACGCAAACGTAATCGGAAATCTACCACGGCTGAATGCCAAGAATTACTTGCAGAATTGCAACAGACACGTGAAGAACTACAGGCCATGCGTGAAGAGCGACAAACCTCGCAGGAAGAACTTAAGTCTTCAAACGAAGAATTGCAATCCACCAACGAGGAATTGCAATCGACTAATGAAGAACTGACCACTTCCAAGGAAGAAATGCAATCGCTAAATGAAGAATTGCAGACTGTCAATGCCGAGTTGCAAGCCAAAGTGACTGATTTGTCGTGGGTCAATAATGATATGAAGAATTTACTTAACAGTATGGAAATTGCTACCGTATTTTTGGATAATGCGCTTAATATTCGCCGTTTTACCAGTCATGCTACGCATATTTTCAAGTTGATTACCGGCGATGTGGGACGTCCCTTATCGGATATCGTAACAGATCTTGATTATCCGCAATTACATACAGATGCACAGGAAGTATTGAACACCCTGGTTTTTGTGGAGAAACAAATCAAAACCAACGATGAGCGTTATTTCAAGGTGCGGATAATGCCCTATCGAACTCAGGAAAATGTTATTGATGGTGTGGTGCTGACCTTTATTGATATTTCTGAAATCAAAAGTCTAGAAGCTGAGTTACGCGCTAAGCTTACATAA